A window of Streptomyces sp. NBC_01224 genomic DNA:
GCGGGTCTCCGGCCTCCGCGCCGCCTCCGGTCGTCGACAGGATCTCCGGAGCGCTCGCCCCTAGCCCAAGTAGTCTTCCGTGGGCGCCGGTTCACCATCGGCGCCAAGCAGCGGCAGCGCCCTGAGGGCCAGTGCCCACCCCAGCCGCGCCTCGCCCGACTCCGGAGAACGGCCGGTGAGTTCGGCGATCCGGCCGATCCGGTTGAGGACCGTGTTGCGGTGGCAGTAGAGGAGCTCGGCGGCACGCGCCGCCGAGCAGCCGTTGTCGAGCCAGACCCGCAGCGTGCTGAGCAGCGCGTCGCGTTCGGCCGCCGTGTCCAGGACGGCGCCCAGTTGCGTGGTGACGATGCGCTCGGCGATCTCTGGCCGGCCGACCAGCAGGACCTCCGCCAGCCGGTCGTCGAACGCCGCCGCCTCGCCGCTTCCGGTGGGCAGCGTACGCAGGGCCTGCTCGGCCAGCCGCAGGGCCCGGCCCGCCTGGGCGAGCCGGTCGAACTCCGGTGATACGCCAGCGGTGGCACCGGTTCGGTGGCGCAGCAGGTCGAGCAGTACGCCGGACTCTCCCGCGGCCAGCCGCACGATTCCCGCGTACCGGCCCGATCTCGGCCGCCAGAAGGACCAGATGCCGTGGTCGTCGAGGACGGGCGCCGGGTTGGGCGGCGCGGCCGGGTCCTGGGCGGCGACGACGATGACGTACCGGTCGTGGACCGGTACTCCGAGCGCGGCGGAAGCTGCCGCGGCGACCGCCGGGTCGTCCCCGCGCCCGTCGAGGAGGGCCTCGAAGAGGGCGACCCGGCGGGTGTCCTGGCGGCCCTGCATCTCCAGCTGGGTCAACCGGTACGACTCGGCCATCACCAGCGAGTAGCGGTCGATGGTCTCCCAGACGGCACCCGCCATGTCGAGCTCGGCGTCCGGGTCGCCCGCGACCACGCCCACCGGGTCCTGCCCCCGCCCGGCCCCACCGGCCCGTGTCGCCCGCAGGTGCTCCGCCATCACCTGCCACATCACCCGGCCGCCGCGCCGGTAGGCCTGCAGCACGGTGTCCAGCGGTACGTTCTGCTCCGCGCGGCGCCGCCCCGTCTCGCGCGCCGCGTACTCGAAGTCACCCCCGCTGGAGGGCAGTCCGCCGAAGTCCTCCAGCGCCCGCAGCAGATTGTCGCGGCAGATCTCCCACAGATCGACCCGGCTGACGGGCGCGCCCGAGGCGTACGTGCCGCTGTGCGCGTGGATGTCGGCGACGACCCGCCGGGTCAGTTCGTCGATCTGCGGCACCAGAGCGACGGCCAGGGCGCGGCGCAGCTCGCCGTCGGCGCCGCCACTGCCGTGGTCGTCGCTGCGAGGGGTCCGGGCTCCGGGATTGTCCGCCATGCCGGAAGGTTAGCGCCGCCCTCCCGATAGGCGGATGCCTTGTCGCATGCACCTCTGAGGGGCTGCTGCCCAGGTGGGTGATGCGCATGGTGGGCATCTGCACATTGTGTGAAGACCGGACGACGGCTGATTCTGAGCAGCAGCAGCCGTGTAAACGCCATGTTTCCTGGAGCGTGTCATGTTTCTCAGCGTCGCCACTGTCCTCCGTGAGTCGGCCCGTAGGTATCCCGACCGCGTCGCCGTGGTCGATTCGGACACACGGCTCACCTACCGGGAGCTGTGGGCGCGGGCGCTGGGCTGCGCGGGCGCGCTGCGGGCGTCCGGGGTGCGTCCGGGGGACCGGGTGGCGGTGCTGCTGCCCAATTCGGCGGACTTCCTGTACGCGTACTACGGGGCGCTCGCCGCCGGGGCGACGGTCGTACCGGTGCATGGGCTGCTGGTGGCCGACGAGGTGGCGTACGTACTGCGGCACAGCGGTTCCGTTGCGCTGATCAGTGGTGGTCCGCTGTGGCCGGTGGCCGAGGAGGGGGCGCGTGCCGCGGGGGTGCGGGCTGTGCGCGGCGTCCCGACGGACGGTGACCCGCTGCCCGCGCCGGAGCCCGCGGCGCCGGGCGACACCGCGGTGATCCTCTACACGAGCGGCACGACCGGGCGGCCGAAGGGTGCACTTCTCACCCATCTCAACATCGTGATGAACGCGTCCGTGATCGCCCACGACCTGGTGGGGCTGGACGTCGACGACGTGGTCCTCGGCTGTCTGCCGCTGTTCCACAGCTACGGGCAGACCTGTGCGATGAACGCGACGCTACGGGCAGGGGCCACGCTCGTCCTCATGCCGCGCTTCAGCGGCGCGGGCGCACTCGAACTGCTGGCCGCCGAGGGCGTGAGCGTCTTCATGGGCGTACCGACGATGTATCACGCACTTGTCGAGGCGGCGAAGGACGCCACGGCGCGGGACGACACGACGCCCCGTCTCACTCTGCGTGCGGCCGTCTCGGGCGGCGCCGCGCTCCCCGTCGCCGTGCTCGAACGCTTCGAGGAGACCTTCGCGACGCAGGTCCTGGAGGGTTACGGGCTGACCGAGACCTCCCCCGCCGCCACCTTCAACCAGCCGGAGCTCGGCCGGCGACCCGGCACGGTCGGCCACCCGGTCTGGGGCGTGGAGATCGGCGTCGCGGACGCGGCCGTCGAGGACGCCGTGGTGCTGCTGCCGGACGGCGAGGTCGGCGAGGTCGTGGTGCGCGGCCACAACGTCTTCGCGGGGTATCTCGACGATCCGGAGGCGACGGCCGCCGCCGTGGTCGACGGCTGGTTCCGCACCGGAGATCTCGGGGTGCGGGACGAGGACGGCTTCCTGAGCATCGTCGACCGGAAGAAGGACCTGGTCATCCGGGGCGGCTTCAACATCTATCCGCGTGAGGTCGAAGAGGTGCTCGTGCGTCATCCGGCGATCTCCGAGGTCGCGGTGATCGGGGTGCCGGACGAGGCGCGCGGCGAGGAGATCTGCGCGGTCGTCGTGCTGCGTGCGGACGCGGGTGCGGTGACGGAGGAGGACGTGATCGCCTGGTCCCGGGACCGGCTCGGGCGGCACAAGTATCCGCGGATCGTGCGGTTCACCGAGACGCTGCCGCTCGGCCCGACCGGCAAGGTCCTCAAACGGGCGCTGACGGCCGCCTCTTCCTGATCCATCCGGCCGACGCCGACGCCCCGACGACGACCGGAGCCATGTCCGCCCCCGCACGCCCCCTCGCCCCGACCGCGGACAGCGGACCGCACGACGCGCTCTCCGGTGCGCGGGGCGCGGTGCCGAACCCGCAGGGCCTCGTCCGGGTCGACGCGGTCCCGCACCGGGTACGTATCGAGTCACCGGTGCCGGTGGAGGCGCTGCACCCCGACGGCTCCCTCACCCACCATCCGTCCGGCTCGTCGACCGTCGCACTCTCCACAACCGCACTGTCCGCGATCGCGCCGCAGAAGGGCTGAAGCCACCTCATGACTGCCGTACCCCCTCCCATCTCCAAGACGTCACCTCAGGTCGGCACGGTCCACGGGGCGGTGCGCGGCGCGCTGGAGCAGGGCGTCGCCGTCTTCCGCGGTATCCCGTACGCGGCTGCGCCGATCGGCACCCGCCGCTTCCGGGCGCCGGAGCCGCCCGAGCCCTGGGAGGGCGTACGGGAAGCGGTGGCGTTCGGGCCGACCGCACCCAAGCGGCCGTACTCCCCGCCGCTGGACCGGCTGCTGCCCGATCCCGACGTACCCGGCGACGGCTGCCTCAACCTCAATGTGTGGACACCGTCCCCGGCCCGTACCGGGCTGCCCGTCCTCGTCTGGATCCACGGCGGCTCGCTGCTGCACGGCTCGTCGGCCGTTCCGTTGTACGACGGGGCGGCGTTCGCCCGTGACGGCGTCGTCCTCGTGTCGGTCAACTACCGCCTGGGCATAGAGGGGTTCGGGGTATTTCCGGACGCGCCCGCCAACCGGGGGCTGCTCGATCAGCTCGCGGCGCTGGCCTGGGTGCGGGACAACATCGCGGCGTTCGGCGGCGATCCGGACCTGGTCACGGTGTGCGGTGAGTCGGCGGGGGCCATCAGCATCGCCGCCCTGCTGGCCGCCCCGCGTGCCAAGGGCCTGTTCCGGCGTGCGGTGCTGCAGAGTGGTGCGCCGACCGCACTGCCCCTGGACGCCGCCCGCCGCACCACGGAGCTGATCGCGAAACGGCTGGGGGTCACAGCCACGGCCGGGGCGCTGGCTGCGGTGGACCCGGCCGAGCTCCTGGCGGCGCAGACCGAGGTGACGTCCGGCGGCTCCCCGCTGACCGGCGGGAATTCCTTCCAGATCGTGGTGGACGGCGATCTGCTGCCCCGAGATCCGCTCGAAGCGCTGCTGGACGGCGCCGCGGACGACGTCGATCTGCTGATGGGCGCGAACAGCGAGGAGTACCGGCTCTGGTTCGTGCCGAGCGGTCTGACGGAGCGGCTGTCCAGGATCAAGCTGCGGCTGGCCCTGCTGAAGTTCAAGGTGCCGGGCGCCACGGCGCGTACGTACCGCGCTAACCGGCCCGGTGCCACTCCGGGTGAGCTGCTCGGGGCGCTGGCCACCGATCTGCTGCTGCGCGTCCCGCTGAACCGGGTGGCCGATGCACGCGCCGGCGCCTCGGGGAGCACCCATGTCTACGAGTTCGGCTGGCCGTCCCCCGTGCTGCGGCTCGGTGCCTGTCACGGGCTGGAGATCGCGTTCGTCTTCGACACACTGGACCGGCCCGACGCGGTGGCCCTGGCGGGCGAGGACGCTCCGCAGGAGCTGGCCGACGCGATGCACGCGGCGTGGGTACGGTTCGCCGCCTCCGGTGATCCCGGCTGGCCGGCCTGGGACACGTCCCGCCCGGTGATGGGCTTCGGCCCCGGAGCGCCCGCCGTGGTGCGCGCCCCGCGCGACGAGGAGCTGCGTGGCTGGGCACCGTACCGGAGGAACACCTGACACGGTCGGCGGGCCGTCGGCAGCGGCGCGGGCGGCCCCCGGCCCGCGGGCCGGGGGCCGGGGATCCTCCCGGCATCAGTCCTTGTTCTGCGCCGCCCAGAACTCGTCGAACGTGAGCAGCCCGTCGCCATTGGCGTCGTGCGAGTTGATGACGGCCTGGGCCACCGGCTCGGTGACATAGGGGTCGCCGAGCTGAGCCATCACGCTCTTGTACTCGGCAGCCGATATCAGCCCGTCGCCGTTCAGATCGAACCGCTGGAATGCCTTGCGTGCCGACTCGATGTCCGCCACAGTTCCGCCCCTTCGTAATGCCTGGCCAATGCCTGACCAGTGTCTGACTGACGGGGTCAGATTAACGGGCGCGACGGATGGCGGTCGCGGCGGCCGATGGTCGATCATGGATGGGGTGTCCGCCGCCCGGCGGACCGCGTTCGGGACCGGGGAGAGAGACGTCGATGGACGACACACTGGCAAAGATCCTGGCGGCTGCGGCGCACGGGCGGTTTCCCCCGCCGGACGGGTCCACGACGGTGGTGGGGCAGCCCGGCACCCGGGATGCGGGAGTACTGGCGTTCACCGCGCACTCGGTGGTGTTCACCGACGAGGATCCGGGGTGGGTGCGGGCCGTGCTGGCCGCCACCCCCGGTGACGCGCTCGCCGCGACGATGAATCCGTACTTCCTGAGCGCGCTGCTGGCCCGGAGCGGCCGGCACATGAGCACCATCGATCTGCTGACGGTCGCGGACGCGCTGCCGGGCGAGCCGGAGATAGCGCTGCGGGAGATCAAGGACCCGGAGCATCCTCGGGTGGCACGGGCGATGAAGTACCGCGACGAGGTGCGGGTCTGGTCCGCCGACGGCGGTGTGGTGGTCCTCGGCCGGGGAGTCGCGGGGCGCTGGGAGGCCGCGGTCGAGGTGGCCGAGGAGGCGCGCGGCCGGCGGCTGGGGGAACGGCTGGCGCGGGCGGCCCGGCATCTGGTGCCGGACGCGGTGGTGTGGGCGCAGCAGTCGCCGGGGAACGCCCGCAGTGTGCGGACGTTCCAGGCGGCGGGCTACCGGCCGGTGGGCGCGGAGGCCCTGTTGGTCGCCGGCTGAGTGTTCAACGGGCCGGCGGGGTCACGGCTCGTGGCTGACGCCGGGCCGTCAGCGGAAGACGCCGGTGTGGCCGAGTGAGTAGCGGCCCGGCTGCGGGTAGACGGCGAGTCCGTGCGGGCCCCTGCCCACCGGGATCCGGGCGAGCTGCTTGCCGCTGGTGGTGTCGATCGCGTACACCTCGGAGTTGTAACGCCCGCTCAGCCAGAGGACCTTGCCGTCCGCCGAGACTCCGCCCATGTCGGGGCTGCCGCCGTTCGGCAGGCGCCATTTCTTCGCCAGTTTGCGCTGTGCGAAGTCGAAGACGGAGATGGAGCCCTCGCCCCGGTTGGAGATGTACATCTCCTTGGAGTCGCGGCTGACGTAGAGGCCGTGGGCACCCTTGCCGGTGGGCAGCAGCTTCGGGGTGGTGAACTTCTTCCCGTCCAGCACCCACACCCCGTTGGCCATCATGTCCGCGATGTAGAACGTGCCGCCGTCGGGTGACAGCTTCACGTCCTGTGGCATCGCGCCCTTGAACGGCAGCTTCTGCCGGCCGACGACCTTCATCCGCGCCGTGTCGACCTTGAGGAGTTCGCCGGAGAACTCGCAGGAGACGATGAAGTACCGGCCGTCCATGGAGAAGTCGGCGTGGTTGACGCCCGCGCAGCTGACCGGGACGGCCTTGGCCGTCTTCATGGTGTGGGCGTCGCGGAAGACCAATTGGCGGTCCATCGAGGCCATCACCACGGCGTACTTGCCGTCCGGTGTGAAGTAGAGGTTGTACGGGTCGGAGACGGGCATCGTGCGGCTCACCTTCCCGGTGGCCGGATCGATGGCCGTGAGGCTGTCACCGATGTCGTTGTTGACCCAGAGGGTCTTCAGGTCCCAGGACGGGACGACGTGCTGCGGCTGGCGGCCGACCTTGATGGTCTGGATGACCTTGTACGTCGCGGGATCGATCACCGACACCGTGTCGGAGTTGGTGTTGGGGACGTACACCCGGGACGGGAAGTCCTTGACGACCGGGGAGAGCTTCCCCGGCCGGTCGGCCGCGTAGACGTCCTTGGCGTCGAGCACCGGTGGCATGCCGGGCAGCGCGGGTTTCGCTCTGACGGACGGTGCGGCGGCCTCGGCGTTCCCCTTCTCGGCGGAAGTGCCGCAGCCGGTGAGTACCGCCAGCAGGACGCCCCCGAGCAGGGCCGCGGTGAGCTTGGTGGAGGGAGGCATCACGTCAGCAGCTCCGTGGTCGTCACCGCGCGCAGTCGGCGGCGGTCGATTTCGGTGAGGAGGAGAGGCAGGGCGGCGACCGTGTCCGCGTAGCCGAAATGCAGGCTCACCACCGATCCGTTGCGGATCTCCCCGGCCACCTTGCGGGTGACGGCCGCGGCGCCGGGAGAGGTGAAGTCGAGGGAGTCCACGTCGTACGAGAGGACGTGCGGATAGCCGGCCCTGGCGGCGAGCCGCTGGACGAGCGGGGTGGCGTACCGGGTGCGGGAGGGCCTGAACCAGGTGCCGATGGAGCCGGTGAGCCGGCGCAGCCGCTGGGCGCAGCCGGTGATCTCCGCGTACGCCTCGGCCTCGCCCATCGAGGAGATGTCGATGTGGCGCTGGGTGTGGTTGCCGAGGTCGTGGCCGCCGTCGAGGATGCGGCGGGCCATCTCGGGGTGTTCGTCCAGCCAGCTGCCGACGGCGAGGACGGTGATCCGGGCGTGGGCCCGTTCGGCCTCGGCGAGTACGGTCCGGGCGATGGCGGGGTCGCCCTGGCCGTGGAAGGTGAGGGCGACGCGGGCGCGGTCGCGGGGGCCGTGGTCGATCTGGGCCGGCTGCCCGGGGAAGCGGTGCGGGTCGGGCGCGGGGTGCGGGATCGCGGGCCGGGTGGTCGCGGTGACAGGGTGCTTCGGGCTCACTGCGGTCGGGACGGTTCTGGCCGACGTACCGGCGGCGTCGCCGCGGTCCACGCATCCGGCGGTGAGGGCACCGGCGATGGCAGCCCCTGCTCCCGCGCGCAGAGCGCTGCGGCGGTGCACCGGTGTGTCGGAGGCGTTCATGTGAAGAACAGTAGGGGCAAAGTGGATAAACACTGACAATATATAGGCATTTGGGTGACACGAATGAATCACCCGCCGAATCTCATAAATATTCATGGTTTTCCAGGCAAGTGACCCATAACACCTGCGATTCACTTGCGGAATGTCGCACCATGACAGCGAATGCCCTTTTTGCGCCTTTGGCGGCGAGGTCGCCCGTCTGCCATAGTCGATGACACGACCGCATCGACCCGAGCTCGGTCGTCACAAGCGGCCGTGAACACACCCCCCATTTCACGGCCCCCACACAGCAGCCCCCGAAGCGCCGCACCACGGCAGACCGGGGGCTTCTGTGCATCCGGGCACGGGCCCGCCGGGGATCAGCGGTCGGAGATCCGCATCTCGAACCAGGTGGTCTTGCCGCGCGGCAACAGATCCACGCCCCACCGGTCGGAGAGCTTGTCGACGAGGAAAAGCCCCCGGCCGCTGATGTCCATCTCCTGGACGGGCATCAGACACGGCAGTCCACGCGAGGGATCGCGCACCTCGATCCGGATCCATCCGCGGCGGCGCAGCATCCGTAACCCGAAAACCCGGGCGCCGGTGTGCCGTACCGCGTTGCCGACGAGCTCCGAGACGAGCAGCACGGCGTATTCGGCGGTATGCGCGGAGAGCGCCCACTGGCGCAGCACCACACACGAGGTGAGCCTTCGGGCGGTGGCCGCGGACTCCGGGCGGGACGGCAGCCGGACTTCACCCTCCGCCGGGTTTCCGAACAACTCCAGTGCTTTGAACGCCTGTTCGTCATCGACCGCCGGAATCCAGCGTGCCGCTGTCGCACCGCTGCGCGGTCGCGGCTGTTCCACACCCTCCAGGCCCGCCATGCACACCATCATGGCCGCAAGACGAGCGCTCCGGGGCCGTTCCAAAGGAATCCGCACCCCGGAATGCATCATTCCGGAGAGGTCGGTAGGCATATGCCAGTGGCAGAATGCGGCTCGACGCACCCACTCCGACCTGCACAGATAACGCCTCCGAGCGAGGTTGCCAGCCCCTTCGGCCGGCCGGGCCTCAAGGTTCTCTTAAGGCCCAGCCAATCCGCCCGCACGGATGAACCCGCGTCACTCTGTGCCCAACTGGCGTTCGGTCAGAGGAACTTGGCCTTGCCCGGACCCTCTTCCACAAAGCTGCGCATACCGCGCTCCCGGTCCTCGGTGGCGAACAGACCTGCGAACCAATTCCGCTCGATCGTGAGCCCGGTGTCGATGTCCGTCTCCAGGCCGGCATCGACGGATTCCTTGGCGGCGCGCAGCGCGAGGGCGGGCCCCTTCGCCAGCTTGGCGGCCCAGGCATGCGCCTGCTCGTACACCTCGGCCGCGGGCACCACGCGGTCCACCAGACCGATCGTCAGGGCCTCCTCGGCCTTCACATGGCGGCCGGTGAAGATCAGGTCCTTGGCCCGGGAGGGGCCGATCAGCCGGGCGAGGCGCTGGGTGCCGCCCGCTCCGGGGATCAGTCCGAGCAGGATCTCGGGCTGGCCCAGCCTGGCGTTGTCGGCGGCGATCCGGAAGTCGGCACAGAGCGCCAGCTCGCAGCCGCCGCCCAGCGCGTAGCCGGTGACTGCGGCGACGACAGGCTTGGGGATCCGGGCCACCGCGGTGAAGGATTCCTGCAGCGCCTTGGACCGTACGACCATCGCCGTGTGGTCCATCGCCTGCATCTCCTTGATGTCCGCGCCCGCCGCGAACACCTTCTCGCCGCCGTAGAGGACCACGGCACGCACATCGTCGCGCCGGGTCGCCTCTTCGGCGAGTTCACGCAGCCGGTCCTGGGTGGCGACATCCAGGGCGTTCATGGGCGGACGGTCCAGCAGGATCGTGCCGACGCCGTCACTTACTTCGAGGGTTGCGGTCATGAGAGGCAGGTTAACCGGGGCTAACGCGAGCGGGCCCGGTGCTGTTGGTCACAGCACCGGGCCCGCTCGCTCTCCGTACGACGCGAGCTACTTGGTCCACTCCGACCAGGACATGTTCCAGCCGTTGAGGCCGTTGTCCGGCTGGATCGTCCTGTCCCGCGAGTTCTTCACGACCACTACGTCGCCGATGAGCGAGTTGTCGAAGAACCAGGCCGCCGAGGTCTTCTTGCTCCAGGCACCACGCACGTCCTGGAGACCGACGCAGCCATGGCTGGTGTTGGCCGAGCCGAAGACACCGGAGCCACCCCAGTAGTTGCCGTGGATGAAGGTGCCCGAGGTGGACAGGCGCATCGCGTGCGGCACGTCCTTGATGTCGTACTCGCCCCCGAAGCCGACGGTGTCACCATTCATCCGGGTCACCTTGAGCTTCTCGCTGATGACCATCTGGCCGTTGTACGTGGTGGTCGCCGGGGCACCCGCCGAGATCGGGATGTCCTTGATCTGCTTGCCGTCGCGGACGACCTTCATCCGGTGCGTGCTCGCGTCGACGGTACTGACCTGCCTGCGGCCGATGGTGAAGGAGATCGTCTTGGCCTGCTTGCCGTAGACGCCCGGTCGCCCCTCGACGCCGTCGAGGTTGAGCTTCACGGTCACCTTGGTTCCCGCGGCCCAGTAATCCTCGGGGCGGAAGTCGAGGCGGTCGTTGCCGAACCAGTGGCCTTCGATCGGTACGGAAGGCTCGGCCGTCACCTTGATGGCGTTCTCGACCGCTGCCGGGTCGGTGATGCCACGGGTGAAGTGGATCGAGACGGGCATGCCGACGCCGACCGTGGAACCGTCCTCCGGGGTGTACTGCCCGATGAAGGTGTTCTGCGGGACCAGCGTCGTGAAGCTGGTGTCCTTCGCCGATTCACGGCCCTTCGCGTCCTTGGCGACCGCGTGCACCTTGTACTTGGTCGCCGCGGCCAGATGCTGGTCCGGTGTCCAGCTCGTGCCGTCCGCCGCGATCTTCCCCTCGACCTCGGCGCCCTTGGGGTCGGCGACCTTCACCGTGGTCAGCTTCCCCTGCTCGGCGGAGATCTTCAGTGCCCCGCTGGTGGCGACGGAGTCCGCCCCGTCCTTCGGCGCAATGGTCACCACGGCCTGCGAGGCGGTGGTGTCGTCGACCTTCGACCCGCCCTTGCGGTCCTTGCCCGCACTGCCGGCGTCGTCTCCCCCGCCGCACGCCGTCACCAGCAACAGGAGCGCACCCAGTACCAGAGCCAGCAGTCCGGTGGCCCCTCGCCCACGCCGCCCGCTGTTCGCCCCGGCCGATGTCCCCGATATCGGCTGCCCGTTCAATGTGCTCGTCTCCCCTCACACGGCCTGGCCCCGCCAAGACCCCTGGGAGCCCGCAGGCCCCCGCCCCCGCGCGCTGCACATGCGCGCTCAGCGAAAGATAATCACACCGATCACGGGGAGATGACCCCGCGGATGTCACCGTTCAGTCCCAACTTGTTCCGGGACTTCGCCAGGTGACACAGGGTACGGGTGCGGCGGGGCCGGCCGCCCTGCCCGTGTCCTGATCCGCCGGACAGGTCCTGGGGGATCCGACGGGGCCTCAGCTGAGGGCCGAGCCGGCCTTCCACCGGGTCCAGTTCAGATTCCAGCCTCCGAGCCCATTGTCCGGTGCCACCTGCTTGTCCTTGGAGTTGACGACCTCGATCACATCGCCGATGAGTGTCCGGTCGAAGAACCAGGCGGCCGGGGTGGAGCTGCTGCCACCCTCCGCATCGAGCAGCCCGACGCAGCCGTGGCTGACGTTGGCCGAGCCGAAGACGTCCTCGTCCGACCAGTAGTTGCCGTGCACGAAGGTGCCGGAATCGGTGAGCCGGAGGGCGTGCGGGACGTCCGAGATGTCGTACTCGCCGCCGAAGCCGACCGTGCGGCCGTCCATCCGGGTCACGTCGTACTTCTCGCTGACCACCATCTTCCCGTTGTACGTGTCCATCCCCGGGTAGCCCGCCGTGATCGGGACCGTGGAGAGGAGCCGGCCGTCGCGGCGAACCTCCATCGTGTGCGCCGCGGCGTCGACCAGGGACGTGTGACGGGCCGAGCGGTTCCCGGCGCCGTCCAGGGCGACCGCGTCGACGCTGTACTTGGAAGCGAGCCTGAGCCGGTCCGTCTTCCCCCGGGGCGTCCAGGAGAGACCGTCGTGCGCGATCCGGCCCGGCACCTCCTGCCGCTGTGCGTCCTCGATCCGCGTCACCTTGACGCTCTCCAGCCGCCCGTCGGGGACCTTCACCTCCATCCGGCCGTCCGGACCGATGTTCTTCGCCCCGTCCAGCGGGGTGATCAGGATCGCTTCCTGCGGGGAGCGTGCCTTCCCACTGAGGATGGATCCGGCACCGGTGCATCCGCTCAGTACGGCCGATACGACGAGCAGTCCTGCCCATGTCAGCACGGTGGCCGAGCTCGCCACCGCCCTCTTCGCTACGTGGTTCACGTCCCCCCAACGATGGGGGCCGGTCGGGGGAAACGTGAGTGCGGGCCCCCGCGTGGGCAGAACAGAGGGGAGGACCACACTCGGGGAGCCGCGGCCGGGACGCCGCGCGCTCCCTTTCGGTGCCGGTCCCCACGAGCCGCGGGAGGCGAGCAGGTGTCGAGCGCAGCCGAGCAGAAGGCAGTGCAGGAGACGGGCGCGGAGACCGTGCCGGAGAGCATGCGGGAGGTCGTGCCGGGGCGGCCGCCCGCCGTGTGGCCCGGCGCCCCGATGCCGCTCGGGGCCCGCTTCCGGGTGGGTCCCGACGGGGTGGCCGGCACCAATTTCGCGCTCTGGGCGGGCGGCGCGGAGGCCGTCGAACTCTGCCTCTTCGACGAGGAGGGGAGCGAGACACGCCTTGTGCTGGCCGAGCTGACCCATGAGATCTGGCACGGCTTCGTGCCGGGCGTGCGGCCGGGGCAGCGGTACGGCTACCGGGTGCACGGCCGCTGGGACCCCTGGACCGGCGCCCGCTGGAACGCGGCGAAGCTGCTCCTCGATCCGTACGCACGGGCCGTGGACGGCTCTTTCACCCTTCCGGCCGAGGTGTACGGCCATGTGAGGGACTGGCCGCACCAACAGGTCGCCGACACCGTGCGCGACGAACGGGACTCCGCTCCGTACGTACCGAAGGGTGTCGTGGTCCATGACGACGACGACTGGGCGCAGGACCGCCGGCCCAAGACCCCGTGGGCGGACTCCGTCATCTACGAGCTGCACGTACGCGGCTTCACCAAGCTGCACCCCGAAATCCCCGAGGAGCTGCGGGGCACGTACGCCGGTCTCGCCCACCCGGCGGCCATCGGCCATCTGCAGCGGCTCGGGGTCACGGCGGTCGAACTGCTGCCGGTGCATCAGTTCGCCCACGAGGACCATCTGCTCCGGCGCGGCCTGCACAACTACTGGGGCTACAACTCCATCGGCTACTTCGCCCCGCACGCCGACTACTCGGCGAGCGGGACCACGGGCCA
This region includes:
- a CDS encoding enoyl-CoA hydratase/isomerase family protein, whose protein sequence is MTATLEVSDGVGTILLDRPPMNALDVATQDRLRELAEEATRRDDVRAVVLYGGEKVFAAGADIKEMQAMDHTAMVVRSKALQESFTAVARIPKPVVAAVTGYALGGGCELALCADFRIAADNARLGQPEILLGLIPGAGGTQRLARLIGPSRAKDLIFTGRHVKAEEALTIGLVDRVVPAAEVYEQAHAWAAKLAKGPALALRAAKESVDAGLETDIDTGLTIERNWFAGLFATEDRERGMRSFVEEGPGKAKFL
- a CDS encoding L,D-transpeptidase encodes the protein MNGQPISGTSAGANSGRRGRGATGLLALVLGALLLLVTACGGGDDAGSAGKDRKGGSKVDDTTASQAVVTIAPKDGADSVATSGALKISAEQGKLTTVKVADPKGAEVEGKIAADGTSWTPDQHLAAATKYKVHAVAKDAKGRESAKDTSFTTLVPQNTFIGQYTPEDGSTVGVGMPVSIHFTRGITDPAAVENAIKVTAEPSVPIEGHWFGNDRLDFRPEDYWAAGTKVTVKLNLDGVEGRPGVYGKQAKTISFTIGRRQVSTVDASTHRMKVVRDGKQIKDIPISAGAPATTTYNGQMVISEKLKVTRMNGDTVGFGGEYDIKDVPHAMRLSTSGTFIHGNYWGGSGVFGSANTSHGCVGLQDVRGAWSKKTSAAWFFDNSLIGDVVVVKNSRDRTIQPDNGLNGWNMSWSEWTK
- a CDS encoding L,D-transpeptidase, giving the protein MNHVAKRAVASSATVLTWAGLLVVSAVLSGCTGAGSILSGKARSPQEAILITPLDGAKNIGPDGRMEVKVPDGRLESVKVTRIEDAQRQEVPGRIAHDGLSWTPRGKTDRLRLASKYSVDAVALDGAGNRSARHTSLVDAAAHTMEVRRDGRLLSTVPITAGYPGMDTYNGKMVVSEKYDVTRMDGRTVGFGGEYDISDVPHALRLTDSGTFVHGNYWSDEDVFGSANVSHGCVGLLDAEGGSSSTPAAWFFDRTLIGDVIEVVNSKDKQVAPDNGLGGWNLNWTRWKAGSALS
- a CDS encoding ATP-binding protein, with product MMVCMAGLEGVEQPRPRSGATAARWIPAVDDEQAFKALELFGNPAEGEVRLPSRPESAATARRLTSCVVLRQWALSAHTAEYAVLLVSELVGNAVRHTGARVFGLRMLRRRGWIRIEVRDPSRGLPCLMPVQEMDISGRGLFLVDKLSDRWGVDLLPRGKTTWFEMRISDR